Part of the Ruania alba genome is shown below.
CGCCGCGAGGGTGCCGATCGGACCAGGCGGCCCGCCCAGAGTCCCGGGAGCGACCAGCGTCGTCCCCTCCCGCGCGGTGAGTCGCGGCCGCCGCAGGATGATCGACCACAGGATCCGCCTCTGGACGACTCAGTGACATGGGATCAGCTCGATCGTGACGCCCGCGGCCGCCTCCGTACCTTGTCCAAGGACAACGCGGAGCGAGTGGGTCGACACCTGGTGATGGCCGGTGCACTGCTGGACACTGATCCTGAGACGGCGTATCTGCACGCCCTGGCTGCGTCACGACGAGCGGGACGGGTGGATGTCGTGCGGGAAGCCGTCGCCCTGACCGCCTATGCGACCGGACGGTACGCGGAGGCCCTTCGCGAGGTACGCACCGTCCGTCGGCTCAGTGGTGTCGATGGGATGCGTCCCATCGAGGCCGACTGTGAGCGTGGCTTGGGCCGGCCGGAACGTGCCCTTGCGCTAGCAGCTGCACCGGCGAGTCCTGCGATGACGCGAGAGGACCGGATCGAACTTGCGATCGTTGCCAGCGGCGCGCGCCTTGACCTGTCCCAGCCGGACGCTGCATTGCTGCTGTTGGAACAGCCCTTCGTCGCTGACGCCGGGGGTGAGATCGGAGAGCGGGTGGCCGAGGCCAAGGTCGAGGTTCTCCGGGCTCTCGGCCGTATTGGCGAGGCAGATGCACTCGCCGCGACCCTGCCTCAGCCGGACGAGTTCGCCGACGATGTGATCTTCGGTGAGATCGACGATCCCGAACGGGAAGAAGGTGCCCCATGACAGAAGCCACGCTGAGTGGGTCCGATCGGTCGTTGCAGGAAGCGTTCGACGTGGCGCTGCTCGACCTCGACGGTGTGGTCTATCGCGGCGCACACGGTGTGCCCCATGCCGCCCAAGCGGTTGACTCCGCGCGTGAGGGTGGGATGCGGACGATGTTCGTCACGAATAACGCCGCGCGCTCGCCACAGACAGTGGCTCGGCATCTCACCGACCTCGCCATCCCGACCGGCCCGGAAGAAGTCACGACGGCCGCGCAGGCAGCGGCGGCACTGGTGGCCTCCGAGGCCGACGCCGACACCCGGGTGCTGGTGATCGGCGGCGATGGGCTCCGCGAAGCGGTCCTCGCTGAGGGACTGGATGTCGTCGAGACCGCTGCGGACGCCCCCACGATCGTGGTTCAAGGATTTGCGCCGACGCTCGGGTGGCCGGATCTTGCCGAGGCGGTGTATGCGATCAGTGCGGGTGCCGACTTCGTCGCCTCGAACATCGACGCCACCCTCCCCACCGAACGTGGTATGGCGCCGGGAAACGGCTCGCTCGTCGCTGCAGTGGTGCACGCAACGGGCGTTCAGCCGCGCTCGACCGGCAAACCCCAGCCCGAAATCTTTCACCAGGCTGCTGAACGCTCCGGAGCCCGGCAGCCGCTGGTCGTGGGTGACCGGTTGAACACCGACCTCGCCGGAGCGCGAGCAGCGGGATATCCTGGACTGCACGTCCTCACTGGTGTCGACGGCATCGATGAGGTGCTCCGCGCCCGACCCGGCGAACGTCCCGAGTTCCTCGCCAGGGACCTGCGTGGCCTCGCCGAAAGCCACCCGCAGCCGTTCCGCGATGGCGAGCTGTGGCGCTGCCGCGACGCCAGCGTCAGCATCCGCGAGGGTCAGGTGGTGCTGCACCGGGATGGCGCCGAGTTGCTGCTGGGTGAGACCTCGGTACGCATGGACGAGTTTCGGGCGGCCGCCGCAGCCGCGTGGGATGCCAGCGACACGGCCGGAGTGGATACCGTGCTGAGCACCCCCGACCAGCCCGCGCAACTCGCTTCCGACTGAGCGGACTCCCAGCCAGGTAGCGTGGGGTCCAGGGAAGGAGGACGCGTGTCGACCACTGACGAGACCACTGAGGGCAACGACGAACTGGCGACGGCCCTGAGCGATCTGGAGCGCCTCGGCGACGAATCCCTCCCCGAACACGTCGAGGCGTTCGAGCGCGTCCACCACCTGCTCCAGAACCGGCTCGCCCAGGCCGAGCGCTGATGGCTCGACGCTCCCGGCTCGATGCCGAACTCGTACGGCGCGGCCTGGCCCGGTCACGTCAGCACGCCGCTGAACTGATCGACGCCGGCCGGGTGCTTCTTGACGGCAGCCCGGCCAGCAAGCCCGCCACCCAGCTCGACCCCGCGCGGCCCGTACGCGTGCTGGAGGCGTCCGACGGTAGGCCGGAGTATGCCTCCCGCGGGGGCCACAAGCTGGCCGGTGCGCTCGATGCCCTCGGTGTCGCCGCACCGACGGTGTCCGGACGGCGTGCCCTCGATGCCGGCGCCTCGACCGGCGGTTTCACCGATGTGTTGCTCCGGCGCGGCGCCGCCCACGTCATCGCTGTGGACGTCGGCTACGGCCAGCTCGCCTGGGCCCTGCGCACCGACGAGCGGGTGACGGTGATGGACCGCACGAACGTGCGCGCGCTCGAGCCCGCCCAGGTTGATCCCCCGTCGACCTCGTCGTCGGCGACCTCTCCTTCATCTCCTTGACCCTCGTGCTCCCGGCCCTGGTATCTGTGACCACCCCGCAGGCCGATCTGCTGCTCATGGTCAAGCCGCAGTTCGAGGTGGGCAAGGACCGGCTCGGGGCCGGCGGCGTCGTGCGGGATACTGTCCTGCACGCCGACGCTGTGCTTACCGTGGTCGACGCTGCAGCCGACCTGGGGCTGGCATTGCAGGCCGTGGTCGCCAGCCCACTGCCCGGTCCGAGCGGGAACGTGGAGTACTTCGTGCACCTCGCCGCAGACCGGCCGGCCGAGGAGGAGACGATCCGGACGATGGTGGCGAACGCGATCGCCGCAGGCCCCGCAGGAGACCCCCGATGACCCGCAACGTCCTCGTACTCACCCACCCGACACGGTCGGCGGCACAGCGAACCGCCGATCAGGTGGCCGCCGAACTGCGCGCACACGGCATGACACCGGTCACCGAGGAGGACGTCACCGCGACCGACGACATCGAGCTGGTGATCGTGCTCGGTGGTGACGGGACGATCCTGCGCGCTGCCGAGCTCGTCCGCGGGCGGGACATCCCACTCATCGGTATCAATCTCGGGCACGTGGGCTTCCTGGCCGAGTCGGAGGTGGACCGCGTCTCCCACGTGGTCTCCCGCGCTGCTGCGCGCGACTACGTGGTCGAAGAACGGATCACCCTGGACGTCAGTGTCACCCGGCCCGGCCGGAGCGAGCCCGAGCACAGCTGGGCCATCAACGACGTGAGCGTGGAGAAGGCCGAACGTGAGCGGATGGTCGAGGTAGCGATCGGGATCGATGATCGTGGCCTGTCGACCTTCGGCTGCGACGGTGTCGTGATGGCCACCCCCACCGGCTCCACCGCGTACGCCTTCTCCGCTGGCGGTCCGGTGGTGTGGCCAGACGTGGAGGCGATGCTGCTGGTCCCCATCAGTGCCCACAGCCTCTTCGCCCGTCCGCTCGTGGTCGGTCCTGAGTCACGGATGACGGTGGAGGTGCTCAGCCGCAGCTACACCTCGGCAGTGATCTGGTGCGACGGTCGCCGTCGGATCGATGCACCACCCGGGTCGCGGATCGACGTGGTCCGAGGTTCCGAGCGGGTGCGGCTGGCCCGCTTCAACCTGGCTCCGTTCACCGACCGGCTCGTGGGCAAGTTCAACCTGCCGGTCGCAGGCTGGCGGGGGGAGGACAAGACACCGTGATCGAGGAGATCCAGATCCGCGACCTCGGCGTGATCGAGTCGGCCAGGATCGAGCTGCACCCCGGTCTCACCGTGATCACCGGCGAGACCGGTGCGGGTAAGACCATGGTGCTCACCGGGCTCGGTCTGCTGCTCGGTGGGAAGGCAGATGCCGGCGCGATCCGCCCCGGGGCCGAGACGGCCTCCGTCGAAGGACGGTTTGCGCCGCCCGCTCACCACCCTGCGCTCGGCCTCGCCGCAGACGCGGGCGCCATGCTGGACGACGATGCCCTGCTCGTGGTGCGTACGTTGGCTTCGGGTCGATCGCGCGCCCACCTGGGTGGGCGTTCAGTCCCCCAGGGCCTACTCGGCGAGATCGGCGCGGAACTGGTGACCGTACACGGGCAGAGCGAGCAGATCCGGCTCCGCTCACCCGCTCACCAGCGCCAGGCGCTCGATGCCTTCGCCGGACCGGAGCACGGTCACCAGCTGGCGCGCTATACCCAGGCCCATGAACGCCGTCAGGACGCTCAACGATCGTTGGATCGCTGGGACAGCGATACCCAGGCCAGGGAAGCGGAGCTGGAACGGCTCGAGACAGCCCTCGAACGGTTCGACGCCCTCGAGCCCCGAGCCGGAGAGGACGCCGAACTGCGTGCCGAGGCGGAACGGCTCGGGAACGTCGAAGACCTGCGTACCGCGGCTGAGCGCGCGCATCTCGCACTCGGTGGTGGGGAGGACCCGGACGCCCCCGACGCCGCGCTGGCCCTGGTCGACCAGGCTCGCCGGGAGCTCGCCGGCGCGGCCGACCATGACGAGACGCTGGCCGAATGGAACGGACGGCTGGACACCGTCTCCTATCAGCTGTCCGACTTGTTGACCGAGATCAGCAGCTACACCACCGGACTGGAAGCCGATCCTGAGCGACTCGACCAGGTGCATACTCGTCGAGCGGCGCTCACCGAGCTCGCCCGCACCTACACCGACG
Proteins encoded:
- a CDS encoding HAD-IIA family hydrolase, encoding MTEATLSGSDRSLQEAFDVALLDLDGVVYRGAHGVPHAAQAVDSAREGGMRTMFVTNNAARSPQTVARHLTDLAIPTGPEEVTTAAQAAAALVASEADADTRVLVIGGDGLREAVLAEGLDVVETAADAPTIVVQGFAPTLGWPDLAEAVYAISAGADFVASNIDATLPTERGMAPGNGSLVAAVVHATGVQPRSTGKPQPEIFHQAAERSGARQPLVVGDRLNTDLAGARAAGYPGLHVLTGVDGIDEVLRARPGERPEFLARDLRGLAESHPQPFRDGELWRCRDASVSIREGQVVLHRDGAELLLGETSVRMDEFRAAAAAAWDASDTAGVDTVLSTPDQPAQLASD
- a CDS encoding SAM-dependent methyltransferase, coding for MARRSRLDAELVRRGLARSRQHAAELIDAGRVLLDGSPASKPATQLDPARPVRVLEASDGRPEYASRGGHKLAGALDALGVAAPTVSGRRALDAGASTGGFTDVLLRRGAAHVIAVDVGYGQLAWALRTDERVTVMDRTNVRALEPAQVDPPSTSSSATSPSSP
- a CDS encoding SAM-dependent methyltransferase yields the protein MLPALVSVTTPQADLLLMVKPQFEVGKDRLGAGGVVRDTVLHADAVLTVVDAAADLGLALQAVVASPLPGPSGNVEYFVHLAADRPAEEETIRTMVANAIAAGPAGDPR
- a CDS encoding NAD kinase, which produces MTRNVLVLTHPTRSAAQRTADQVAAELRAHGMTPVTEEDVTATDDIELVIVLGGDGTILRAAELVRGRDIPLIGINLGHVGFLAESEVDRVSHVVSRAAARDYVVEERITLDVSVTRPGRSEPEHSWAINDVSVEKAERERMVEVAIGIDDRGLSTFGCDGVVMATPTGSTAYAFSAGGPVVWPDVEAMLLVPISAHSLFARPLVVGPESRMTVEVLSRSYTSAVIWCDGRRRIDAPPGSRIDVVRGSERVRLARFNLAPFTDRLVGKFNLPVAGWRGEDKTP
- the recN gene encoding DNA repair protein RecN, with translation MIEEIQIRDLGVIESARIELHPGLTVITGETGAGKTMVLTGLGLLLGGKADAGAIRPGAETASVEGRFAPPAHHPALGLAADAGAMLDDDALLVVRTLASGRSRAHLGGRSVPQGLLGEIGAELVTVHGQSEQIRLRSPAHQRQALDAFAGPEHGHQLARYTQAHERRQDAQRSLDRWDSDTQAREAELERLETALERFDALEPRAGEDAELRAEAERLGNVEDLRTAAERAHLALGGGEDPDAPDAALALVDQARRELAGAADHDETLAEWNGRLDTVSYQLSDLLTEISSYTTGLEADPERLDQVHTRRAALTELARTYTDAGDLPALLEFAEHARERVTALTAPGAGRDALVAELDEVAAEEGEAAAAVTDGRRRAAREMAEAVDVELAGLAMPGAHLSVGLHERTELGPWGAEDVELLLAPHPGAPPRPLAKGASGGELSRVMLALEVAMARQLASTTDGRLPTFVFDEVDAGVGGQAAVEVGRRLAELARHTQVIVVTHLAQVAAFADRHLVVMKTSAAHQGGVTNSDIRKVEGPDRESELARMLSGDPTSHTALRHAAELLERPVVGR